The sequence below is a genomic window from Bradyrhizobium septentrionale.
TGATCGCCACCGAGGCCTGCCGCGCCGCCGGCAACGCCGAGAGTTTTCGCGCGCGCGTCGCGGCCGAGACCGGCATCAAGCTCGAGGTGATCGACCGCGAGACCGAGGCGACGCTCGCCGTGATCGGCTGCTCACCGCTGCTCGACCCCAGGGGGCGCGGCGCCATCCTGTTCGACATCGGCGGCGGCTCGACCGAACTGGTGCGGATCGAGCGCGATCCCGACGCGCCCAATGCTCCGCCACGCATCAAGGCGTGGATGTCGATCCCGCTCGGCGTCGTCACGCTGGCCGAGCATTTCGGCGGCAAGAACGTCACGCGGGATCTGTATGCCCAGATGATCGACGAGGTCGCGCGACACGTCGCGCCGTTCGCGGCCGAGCACGGCGAGGACCTGCGCGACATGCACATGCTCGGCACCTCGGGCACCGGGACCACGCTCGCCGGCGTGTTCCTCAATTTGTCGCGCTACGACCGCCGCCGCATCGACGGCATCTGGATGAACGATGGCGACGTCACGGCTACGATCCAGAAGCTGCTCGGCATGAGCTATGAGGCGCGCGTCAGCAACAGCTGCATCAGCGTCGAGCGGGCCGATCTGGTGCTCGCCGGCTGCGCGATCCTCGACGCGATCCGCAACGCATTCCCGATGCCGCGGCTCCGCGTCGCCGATCGCGGCCTGCGCGAGGGCATGCTGGTCGAGATGATGCGCGAGGACGGCGCGCTGCGGGCGTGCTAGAACACGCCCAATCACACCAATCCAAGAAAGATCATGGCGAAAGACACCACCGGGCGGCTGCACGTCACGGTCAAGAGCGGCGGCAAGCGAAAACTGTCGTCAAAACTCTGGCTCGAGCGCCAGCTCAACGATCCCTATGTCGCCAAGGCCAAGGCGATGGGCTACCGCTCGCGCGCGGCCTTCAAGCTGCTCGAGATCGACGACAAATATCGCCTGCTCAAGCCGGGCATGACGGTGGTCGACCTCGGCGCTGCGCCCGGCGGCTGGAGCCAGATCGCGGCCAAGCGCACCGGCGCGGCCGACGGCAAGGGCAAGGTGATTGCGATCGATCTGCTGGAGATGGGCGAAATCCCCGGCGTCAACTTCGCGCAGCTCGACTTCCTCGACCATGACGCGCCGGCGAAGCTGATCGCGATGATGGGCGGCCGCGCCGATTTCGTGATGTCCGACATGGCCGCCAACACCACGGGCCACCGCAAGACCGATCAGCTGCGCATCATCGGCCTGGTCGAGACCGCCGCGCATTTTGCCGGCGAGGTGCTCAATCCCGGCGGCACCTTCCTGGCAAAGGTGTTTCAGAGCGGCGCCGACGCCGAGCTGGTGGCGCAGCTGAAGCGCGATTTCGCCAGCGTGCGCCACGTCAAGCCGTCCGCCAGCCGGCAGGATTCGTCCGAGCGCTACGTACTGGCGACGGGATTTCGCGGGCAGCCCGGCTCGCCAAAGGCTTCGTAATTCGCAGATATCTCCCGATGTCATGGCCGGGCTTGTCACGGCCATCCACGTCTTGAGTTGCAGGCACAGAAGACGTGGATGCCCGGGACAAGCCCGGGCATGACGGATGTGGGCTGGTCACCCCAGCCGCTGATCCCGCGCGTTCTGCGTATCCTCGGTCGCGACCTTGACGGCCTCAGTGGCGGCGCGCTTCTCGGCGCCCTTGCGGCTGGAAATGTCGATCGCCTTGCGGCCGGCGATTTCGTTGCCGGCGTCAACCGGCATCTGCCAGAAGAACCAGGCCGAGGCCGCCGAGATCAGCGACACCACGATGAAGGCCGGCGCGAACACGTCGGCGGAGAGCTCGGTCGCATGGTGCAGCGCCAGCGTGGTTTCAACCGAGAACGCGCCGACCGCGACGCCCGCTGACACCGCGAGCTGCTGGTTGACGCTGACGAGGGTGGTGGCGCGGCTCATCTGCGGCGCCTCGACTTCTGCATAAGCGACTGTGTTGATCGCGGTGAACTGCAGCGAGCGGAAGAAGCCGCCGACCACCAAAATGGTGAAGATCAGCATCAGCGGCGTCGAGATCGTGAACAGGGCGCAAGCGGCCAGGAAGGCCGAGCTGACCACTGCGTTGACGGTCATCATGTTGCGGAAGCCGAAGGCGCGGATGATGCGCGCGGCCAGCGTCTTCATGCCCATGGCGCCGACCGCGGAGGCAAAGGTCACGAGACCGGACTGGAACGGCGACAGGCCGAAGCCGACCTGCATCAGAAGCGGCAGCAGGAACGGCAGCGCGCCGATGCCGAGCCGGAACATGAAGCCGCCGATGATCGACGCGCGCATCGTCGGCAGCCGCAGCAGGCCGAAATCGAGCACCGGCGAACCGGTGCGCCGGGCGTGGATGACATAGAGCGTCATCGACACCGTGCCGACCCCGACCAAAGCGGCGACGATCGGCCACGGCAGCAGATTGAGGCCCGCGACCGAAAGCCCGAAGGCGATGCCGGCAAGCCCGATGCCGGCCAGCACCAGCCCCACGAGATCGAAGCGCTCGGGGTCTTCGCTCTTGATCGGGTCGATATATTTCAGCGCCAGGAAGATGCCGAGCAGCCCGATCGGAATGTTGATCAGGAAGATCCAGTGCCAGGAGAAGTAGGTGGTGATGAAGCCGCCGAGCGGTGGCCCGATCACCGGACCTATCAGCGCGGGCACGGTGACCCAGGCCATCGCGTTGACCAGCGCGCTCTTGTCGACCGAGCGCAATAGCACCAGGCGTCCGACCGGGGTCATCATCGCCCCGCCGAGGCCCTGCAGGATGCGGGCGAACACGAAATCGGTCACCGAGGAGGACAGCGCGCAGCCGATCGAGCCCAGCATGAACACGGCGACCGCGCCGGCAAACACGATGCGGGCGCCGAAGCGGTCCGCGGTCCAACCGCTCGCCGGGATGAACACCGCGAGCGAAAGCAGATAGGACGTGATCGCGAGCTTCAGCGTCAGCGGGCTGGTGCCGATATCGGCGGCGATCGCCGGCAGCGAGGTCGCGATCACAGTCGAATCCATGTTCTCCATGAACAGGGCGCTAGCGACGATCAGTGGAATGATACGCTGATTTTTCAATGGCTTGGTCGATTCGTGGAACTTCCGGGGCCGTTAGACTTGGCACAGAATGGCAGCGATTTGCACCCTGATCCCGGGAATATCCGAGGAGCGTTTTAGAGCGCAATCCACCAATGATCCCGTCGCGTAATCGCTCTCGCTTGATCCGGCCGCCGTGCCTTTCGGCAGCAATCCGCAGAGCCACTGCTAAATACGTGCAGCAGAGAAGTCATCGCTCCTCCGTGACCGTCCCGGACTGGTTCGGCTGCGCGCGACCGCCACCAAGAAGGTTCGCGCAGCTTCCGATGCATGATCGATTTCCTCGTCATGCCGCACCTTCTCGAACTGGAACTTCCGATTGCCGATGAGCGTCGGCGCGCGCTGAAAAGCGCCTGCTCGATTTGTTTCTAAACATTTCCAATGGAACATCGAGGCAGGCATTGAAGGCCTCACAACTTTCAGTCAATCTGAATCCATTGCTCAATTTTCAAATCCTGAAATGAAGTTTTCATGTCGACGATCTCCTGCACGTCCCTAACGGGCACGGCTGCGTCCGAAACCCTCTTCCAATCCGAATGAGTCCCTCCGATCGATCGGACCCCATGCCCGCTGCCACCGACCGTCTCCTCGCCGCCGTCGAAGCGATCTATGACACCGCGCCCAATCCATCACTCTGGCCATCCGCTCTTGGCAAGATCGGCGACTGCTTCGATGACGCCGGCGCGATCCTCGAATGGCGAAAGGAAGATGCGACGTTCGGCGTGATCGTCTCCGAAAGCCTCACAGCGGCGGCCCGCGAGTTCGAGGCGCAGTGGGCGCAGCACAATTTCAAGGGCGAACGAGCGATACAGTCCGGCCTCTACTTCAGCGGCGAGCCCGTCACGGATCGGCACATTGGTCCGATCGACGATGCCTACCTCAATCATCCCTTCCAAAAGGAATTCCTCGTCAAACACGGCTTAGGCTGGTTTGGCGCGGTGGGAGTGTCGCCGGATCCACGGATTGCTGTGGGGCTCAGCGTGCAGCGGGATTTCGCCAAGCCGCAATTCTCCGATGCTGAACTCGATCTCGTCGCCACGCTGGGACGCCACGTCGAGAAATCCTTGCGGCTGTCGATCAGGCTGCTTGATACCGAACTTGCCAATCTCGGCCTCGGCGACGCGCTCGCCCGGATCGGCATCGGCGTGTTTGCGCTGGACTGGTCGGCGCGCGTGCTATTCGCCAACCCGGTCGGAAAGAGCCTTCTCGGCGAGGTGTTCGACCTCGTGAACGATCATCTACGCGTTCGCATGGCGGCGAACCGGGCTCCGTTCGAGGCCGCGATGACGCAAATGCTTCGCGGCGGGGCGAGCGACCTCCTGGCCGAGCCAAGACCCATTCTCGTCGGGCCGACCTCGACAGACCGACGTTTCGTCATCTACCTGCTCCCGATCACGGCCGGCGCACTCTCAGCCAATCATGTCCTGACCCATACCCGGGCGATCGTCCTCGCGATCGAGCAAAAGTCCGCCGAGCCGCCCGACCCCGCGGTCGTGCGTGACATCCTCGGATTGACGCTTGGCGAAGCCAGGGTCGCCTCGCTGGTCGGTTCGGGTCTTCCGCCGCGAATGGCTGCGGAACGTCTCGGAATTGCCGAGGATACGGCCCGCAACGTGCTGAAGCGGGTGTTTGAGAAGCTGAACGTCTCGCGGCAAAGCGAACTCACGGCGCTGCTCGGCCGGCTGGTCTTGCGATGATCTCGGATCATCGCGGCGCATCCTTTTGCGTCGCCGGTCCAATGAATCGCACAGATTGTATCGCAAAAAATGAGCGCTTAGACCCATTTGGGTCATGTCCCTGCGGTGGGGCAGCGGAATATCCCCCTGCGATCGCGTGCAGCGGACTGAAGCCCTTTGGTTTCCCAATCATGTCTCGGTTTCTCAAGAAGCTTGCGGTCGTCCTGGTGACGGCGCCGCTGCCGTTGTCCTGCTTTGCGACGGGCATAGCCGGATATTCGGTGCTGAGTTTGACACGCGAGACGCTCCTTTTTCATTTCACTCATTTCTCAATTCATACTGGAGAAGATTGTGTCCACCATTACGAACGTCGCTTTGACAGGCACTTCCGCTTCCGAAACCCTGACTGCGAACGTTAGTTACGATCCGGTCGCCGACACCTACGATGTTGTAACCGTTATTTACGGCGCCGGAGGCGACGACGTCCTGACGGCCCTTTCGATGCCGATCACGGTCAATGGCCAGGTGCTCGATTTTGGTTCGAACCTGGATGGCAGCGACGGAAACGATGTGCTGTACGGCGGGAATCGTAACGACACTCTCAGCGGCGACGCTGGCTCGGACACGCTTTATGGCGGCGATGGCAACGACCGGCTCGACGGCGGCACCGGCAACGACGCGCTTTACGGCGGCAACGGCGATGACAATATGTCATTCACCGGCGCCGGCTTCGATACGTTTGATGGAGGCGCTGGCAATGATACGTTGAGCGTCGTGAACGCCGATCTCAGCAACAGCACGTTCACCAGCGTAGAACATCTATACATAGATAATCTCGATCCTTATGTCAGCGCTACGGCGGCGCAGCTCAACTCCTTTAGCTCGGTCGGCAGCTATACTGGTTTCCACCTGACGTTGACTTCGCCGGGAAGCATCGGTTCGAACTTCGACCCGCTATACACCACCGGCGGTGGCTTCACCTCGATCACGGGGTCATCTGGCGCGGATACGATCGACATGTCGGGAGCGTCGGACCATGACCAACTTTACCTGTATTCCGGTGACAACCTCGGTGGAAACGTCCTCATCGGCGGTTCCGCCAACGACCAGATCTACGGGGGTAATGGCGGCGACACGCTCGTGGGGAATGGCGGCAACGACTGGCTAACCAGCGGCAGCGGCAACGATGGGCTCTATGGTGGTAGTGGCAACGACTCGCTGAGGAGCGGATCGGGCAGCGACACGCTCGATGGTGGCGACGGAAACGATGATATGGAAGGCCAAGGCAGTCATGGGTTCTATTACGGCGGAGCCGGCGATGACCTCATATATCCTGGCAGCCTCGGCTTTGATACGATCGACGGCGGCGCCGGCAACGATACTCTTTACCCCGACAGTCCGAATACGGACCTTAGTCACGATACCATTACCGGCGTCGAAACTCTCCAACTCTACCTCATTTCTTTCAGCGCGACGGCGGCACAGATCAACTCGTTCACCACCGTTGGCGGTGGGGACTATAACGCCTGGACGCTGACACTGACGACGCCCGGTTCGATCGGATCCAATTTTGACTATCTCGACGATTTTGCTTCGACGATCATCGGCTCATCGGGGGCAGACACCATCGATGTGTCGCAGTCCTCAGTCGGATCCAGGTGGACTTTATCCGCCGGCGACAATCTCGGTGGAAATGTCCTTAGTGGCGGGGCCGGCGCGGACGTGCTTAACGCAGGCAACGGCGGCGATACGCTCAATGGTAACGGCGGCAACGACACCCTGAACGGCGGTGGCGGCAACGACTACCTCAGTGGCGGCATCGGCAATGACAGTCTCTATGGCGGTGGTGGCAACGATACGATCGATGCAGGGACGGGCACCAACACGATTGACGGCGGCGCCGGCACCGACACCGCGAACTATACCGGTTTCGCACGGTCGAGCTTTACCATTACCGATCTCGGCAGCGGGCACTATCATGTCGTGGGCAACGGGCACGACGACACGCTGTCAAATGTCGAGGCACTGAAGTTTTCCGATCAGACCGTCTCGATCGGTACACCCGGCCCGATCAGCGGAACGGCAGGCAATGATCAGCTCTACGGCACCGCCGGCAACGACACGTTCTACGGCGGCGCGGGCAACGATGTGCTCGTCGGTCTTGCTGGCGACGACCTCGGCTACGGCAGTGACGGCAACGACTACTTCTATGCCGGCGCAGGAAACGACACGCTGATCGGCGATGCCGGCCTCGACGTGCTGTTGGGCGAGGACGGCAACGACGCCCTTTATGGCGGCACCGGCTTCAACTATCTGTTCGGCGGCACGGGCTCCGATACGCTGCTTGGTTCGGGCGGCGTTGCCGGCGACGTCAACGTCATGTTCGGCGACGACGGCGCCGATTATCTCTACGGCGGTCTCGGCACCAACTACTTCTACGGCGGCGCCGGCGTCGACACCATGTATGGCGGCGCCGGTCTCAACATTTTCATTTCCTCCGGAGAGACCGACGGCAACCTGATCTATGGCGGCTCCGGCCAGAATTACGTCTACGGCTCCAATGGCGGCGACACCGTCACGGGCGGCAGCGGCGTCGACGTATTCTTGATGGGCTCCGGCAACGACGTCATCAGCGGTGGGGGCGGGGTTGACTATGCCTGGGGCGGCGGCGGAGCTGACACGTTCGCCATTTCCGACGTTGGGCCGGAAGTGATGGTGATTCAGGATTTCAACAGCGGTGGAACGGATGATTTCGTGAGCTTTGCCGGTACGTCCCTGCATTCGTTTGCGGACGTGCAGGCGGCGGAGTTCTATTCGCCTGGTATCAATACAACAATTGTCACCGACGCTTCCGGCAACGCCGCGTGGTTGATCGGCGTAGCACCAGGACAACTCGATGCGAGCATGTTCAAGTTTAGCTGACTCGCCGACCGAACGTTAGGATCGTGTCGAACAACATGAATCCTGGCGGGCGTTCCGGCAGGCCGTCGTTCGACATGCGAATGAATGCACGCTCAGATGATGCACGCGGGGAGAAGGCGCACCACGGCGAGGCGGGGACGTACCATGAAATTGAGAGATCTTCTGTACGCATCCGGCGGGCGCCGTCTTGTCTGACACGCTGTAATTCGCCAAGCGTGTGACCTTAAGTCTAGCTTTAAGGTCATCGGGCGATGCGGGTCGAGGTTTTGGGCGGGCTGGAGCGTCGGCGGCGTTGGTCGCAGGATGACAAGGCACGGATTGTCGAGGAGACGTTGGCGCCGGGCGCAAAGGTGACAGCGGTTGCACGTCGCAACGGAGTAGCGGCCAGCCTGGTGTTCACCTGGCGTCGTCAAGCGCGGACATCCGAGCAGGTCGCACCGTCTTTTGCGCCGGTGCAGATCGCCGCCACGGAGGCGGAGGAAACTCCGAAGCTCTTACCTGCGGGTGATAGCCGAGGGCGGTCTGTAGTGGCCGCGCGTACTGGATTGATCGAGATCGACCTCGGTAACCGGCGACGGATCCGAGTGGATTCGCACGTCGATCCAGAAGCGCTGGCGCGGGTCCTCGAGGTACTTGAGCGCCGATGATTGCGATACCGGGTAATGTGCGGGTGTGGCTTGCGACCGGCCACACCGATATGCGCCGCGGCTTCCCGAGCCTCGCGCGTCTGGTCCAGGAGAGTTTGAAGCGTGATCCGCATGCCGGTGATCTCTATGTTTTTAGAGGCCGCCGCGGCGACCTGATCAAGATCATCTGGCATGATGGCCAAGGCGCGTGTCTGTTCACGAAGCGGCTGGAGCGAGGCCGCTTTTTGTGGCCATCAATGGCGGATGGCGTTGTGACGATCAGCGTTGCGCAGCTATCCTATCTCCTCTCCGGAATTGATTGGCGGATGCCGCAGGCAACCTGGCGTCCACGGGCTTCCGGTTAAATCGAGCGGGATTTTTTGCGACGAATATGGTTGATTCGTCCTCGTGACGACGCCCGCCGATCCGCTTCCCACCGACCTTGCCGCAGCACACGCGATGATCATTGCGCAGCGCGAGCAGCTGACGCTGGCGAAGAGCGAGGTGACCGTCGGCCGGCTGGAGATCGAGCGGCTGAAGCTGATGCTGGCCAAGGCACGGCGAGAACAGTTCGGGCAATCTTCTGAGCGCGGCAAGCTGCTGGTCGAGCAGCTCGAACTCGCCATCGAGGATCTTGAAGAGACCCAGGCTGAGCAGGAAACCAAGGCCGAGCTCGCAGCGCCGGAAGCCGCCAAACAGCAGCGCGTGCAAAATCCACGGCCGCCGCGACGTCCGTTGCCGGACAATCTACCGATCGAACGCATCGTCGAACCCGCTCCTTGCGTATGTGGCAAGTGCGGCAGCGAGCGACTGCACAAGCTCGGCGAGGTGGTATCGAAGACCCTGGAATGTGAGCCACGGCGCTGGAAGATTATCGAGCATGTCCGCGAAAAGTTCTCCTGCCGGGATTGTGAGGCAATCACCGAGGCGCCGGCGCCCTCCCATCCGATCCCGCGAGGCTTTGCCGGGCCGAGCCTGCTGGCGATGGTGCTGGTCAACAAGTTCCTGCTGCACCAGCCGTTGAACCGACAGAGCAAGACCTATGCCCGCGAAGGGATCGAGATCGACGTCTCGACCCTGGCGGATCGGATCGGCGCCTGCGTGGTGGCACTCGATCCCATCATTGAGGCGATCCGGATCCACGTCATGAGCGCGGAACGCATCCACGGCGACGATACGACGGTGCCGGTGCTGGCCAAGCTCAAGACGGTTACCGGCCGGATCTGGACCTATGTTCGCGATGACCGGCCGTTTGGCGGCACGGATCCGCCGGCGGCCCTGTTCTACTACTCACGCAACCGGGCTGGAGAACACCCGCAAAGCCATCTTGCCGGCTATGTCGGCCTCATGCAGGCCGATGCCTTCGATGGGTATAACCAGCTCTACAAGGCCCAAAGGAAGCCAGCTCCGATCCTTGAAGCGGCCTGTTGGAGCCACGGCCGCAGAAAGTTCTTCGACTTGGCGAAATCTGGAGAGGCGCCGATTGCCAGCGAGGCCGTGCGACGCATCGATATCCTTTTCGAGATCGAGCGCACCATCAACGGCAAAACGCCGGAACAGCGGCTTGCGGTACGTCGTGATAAGTCGAGGCCGATCGTCGCCGATCTCGAAATCTGGATGCGTCAGCAGCGAACCTTGCTCTCATCAGGCAACGATACTGCAAAGGCGATCAACTACCTGCTCAACCGTTGGGCGGCGTTCACCCGCTTCCTGGACGATGGTCGCGTCTGCCTCTCGAACAACGCTGCCGAACGAGCGTTACGCGGTGTGGCTGTCGGAAGACGAAATTGGACCTTCGCCGGTTCAGATGCCGGCGGCCATCGCGCCGCCGCCGTCTATACCCTGATCGAAACCTGCAAGATGAACGACGTTGATCCGCAAGCCTGGCTCGCGGATGTGTTGGCCAGGCTTCCAGATCACCCCGTCAACAAAGTCGCCGACCTGCTCCCGTGGAATTGGAAGGCGACCCAACAGTCCACAGCGGCTGCCGCCTGAGCGCCACGGCTGACCGGCGCGCCTGCCCGGGGTGCTGACCGGATGCGTACGATCTTCTGCTCGTTCTGGCAGTTGTTCTTACCGCAGCAGTTCCCGCAAGCGCAGCTCCGCCTGCCAGTTGCGCAAGTAGATTCGTCGGCAGTTGGGTCGTTAGGGTCAATGCGACAGGTCAAACTTACCCGGCTCAGTTTTTTGCAAACGGAAGGTCACACGCGACATGTCCGCTATGTACGCCGGGTGGAAGCTGGACGTGTTCTGGCAACACACTGACTTTCACCGTAGACAACGGAATGTCGGGACAGGCTACGCTGAGTGAAGACGGCAGAACCATGTCCGGCGGATGCTGCACGACGACGCGAGTCGGTGCCGCGCCTTCCCTCGTGGTGGAGAAAAAGCCTTCCAGCCCACAGCAGCCTTCGTCCGAGGTTGCGGCAAGGGAAGCCAAATCCGGGCGTCAGCCTTCGGACAAGACCGCGGCACGGACACCGCAGGCGACGACAACAAATACACAATCCGCTTCATCTCATGGCAAGCCGACGGTCGCGGCGGTTCAAGGCGGGAATTCTCAATCCTGCAGTGATATCACCGGACTGCCCGGCGCTCCGAAGTCACAAGTCAAGTGTCAGACGGACCGCCGAAGGTTTGCTGTGGCTCCTGCTCAAGAACCCGCCAAGCATCCAGCCGCAGCCCCGGTGACGGAATCGCATTCGTCCGAAGATCCGGCGTCTCTGGCCGGTACCATCGTCGATGAATTAGGACGTATCAGATCGGGGCAATCCGATGATCCGGATAATCGGTCCGCCCCGACGCCGCCGCCTGTTGCGGCAGCCACTTCCGGAAATCTCACGTCTGGTAATCCAATCTCCGCGGGGCAGCGAGCGACCAGTCCCGGCGCAGGTGCGCCGTCTTGCGCAGCCTACTTCGAAAATATGCTCGAAAACTTCAAGCGGAATGCGGCCATCTGCCTGAAGGACTCGCGGCTCATCCGCTCGCTCAATGACATGGAAGGTACAAACAAAAGTACCGTGGCCGACGTTTATCTCACGCGGGCATCCGCTCCGGAACTGTTTGCATACATCGATCCACTCGATCCGCGCTGGAAGCACGCGGGCGATTCGTTTGCTCCAAACTGCGAGCTGCCGTTAACCGATGTGGCGCAGAGCGAATCCTACATGGAGTGCGCGCGGGCGTATCTATGCGGTGCTGCCGCCGCTCGTTGCGGCCTAATGCGCGCGCGAGAGATCAAGACCAACTCCTGCCTGCCCCTGTCGCGCGAATGCCTCGCGCAACATCCCGTGCCGCAACGAATGTCCAGCGACCCGAAGCCACCAGAATATGTTTCGCCCGATCCCGTAGCACCGTTGCCCAGTCCGCCCGCTTCTCAAAGTACGATCACCGGACCGTCCAGTTCGAAGTGAAATGCGACGGTGGCTGATACGCGAACTGATCGCGCATGAAGCGCGCGATCACGTCGATCCGATCAAGGTCTGATAATAATCCTAGCGGTTCAGGTGAAAAAGACGGGGCGAGGGGGCCATTCATCCTGCCTCCGGCGGCGCTATTGCGGAACCGGCCGAACGCCCTAAATCCTGGGTGACGCTGATATGCATCCGCCAGCGTTTGAGGTCTGCCGTGATCTACGTCCTTGCCGCTGTGCTGCCGCCGATCGGGCTGCTCCTGAACGGACAGCCGTTTTCGGCCATCTTCAATCTGGTCCTGATCGTGTTTTGCGCGATTTT
It includes:
- a CDS encoding Ppx/GppA phosphatase family protein; the protein is MNDHVRLCDGPPAGEAPSGLVAAGPETGVYAALDLGTNNCRLLIACPTGDGFRVVDSFSRIIRLGEGIAATGSISEAAIERAIAALAICSDKIRYRNARRLRLIATEACRAAGNAESFRARVAAETGIKLEVIDRETEATLAVIGCSPLLDPRGRGAILFDIGGGSTELVRIERDPDAPNAPPRIKAWMSIPLGVVTLAEHFGGKNVTRDLYAQMIDEVARHVAPFAAEHGEDLRDMHMLGTSGTGTTLAGVFLNLSRYDRRRIDGIWMNDGDVTATIQKLLGMSYEARVSNSCISVERADLVLAGCAILDAIRNAFPMPRLRVADRGLREGMLVEMMREDGALRAC
- a CDS encoding RlmE family RNA methyltransferase yields the protein MAKDTTGRLHVTVKSGGKRKLSSKLWLERQLNDPYVAKAKAMGYRSRAAFKLLEIDDKYRLLKPGMTVVDLGAAPGGWSQIAAKRTGAADGKGKVIAIDLLEMGEIPGVNFAQLDFLDHDAPAKLIAMMGGRADFVMSDMAANTTGHRKTDQLRIIGLVETAAHFAGEVLNPGGTFLAKVFQSGADAELVAQLKRDFASVRHVKPSASRQDSSERYVLATGFRGQPGSPKAS
- a CDS encoding DHA2 family efflux MFS transporter permease subunit yields the protein MKNQRIIPLIVASALFMENMDSTVIATSLPAIAADIGTSPLTLKLAITSYLLSLAVFIPASGWTADRFGARIVFAGAVAVFMLGSIGCALSSSVTDFVFARILQGLGGAMMTPVGRLVLLRSVDKSALVNAMAWVTVPALIGPVIGPPLGGFITTYFSWHWIFLINIPIGLLGIFLALKYIDPIKSEDPERFDLVGLVLAGIGLAGIAFGLSVAGLNLLPWPIVAALVGVGTVSMTLYVIHARRTGSPVLDFGLLRLPTMRASIIGGFMFRLGIGALPFLLPLLMQVGFGLSPFQSGLVTFASAVGAMGMKTLAARIIRAFGFRNMMTVNAVVSSAFLAACALFTISTPLMLIFTILVVGGFFRSLQFTAINTVAYAEVEAPQMSRATTLVSVNQQLAVSAGVAVGAFSVETTLALHHATELSADVFAPAFIVVSLISAASAWFFWQMPVDAGNEIAGRKAIDISSRKGAEKRAATEAVKVATEDTQNARDQRLG
- a CDS encoding helix-turn-helix transcriptional regulator, which produces MPAATDRLLAAVEAIYDTAPNPSLWPSALGKIGDCFDDAGAILEWRKEDATFGVIVSESLTAAAREFEAQWAQHNFKGERAIQSGLYFSGEPVTDRHIGPIDDAYLNHPFQKEFLVKHGLGWFGAVGVSPDPRIAVGLSVQRDFAKPQFSDAELDLVATLGRHVEKSLRLSIRLLDTELANLGLGDALARIGIGVFALDWSARVLFANPVGKSLLGEVFDLVNDHLRVRMAANRAPFEAAMTQMLRGGASDLLAEPRPILVGPTSTDRRFVIYLLPITAGALSANHVLTHTRAIVLAIEQKSAEPPDPAVVRDILGLTLGEARVASLVGSGLPPRMAAERLGIAEDTARNVLKRVFEKLNVSRQSELTALLGRLVLR
- a CDS encoding calcium-binding protein, with protein sequence MSTITNVALTGTSASETLTANVSYDPVADTYDVVTVIYGAGGDDVLTALSMPITVNGQVLDFGSNLDGSDGNDVLYGGNRNDTLSGDAGSDTLYGGDGNDRLDGGTGNDALYGGNGDDNMSFTGAGFDTFDGGAGNDTLSVVNADLSNSTFTSVEHLYIDNLDPYVSATAAQLNSFSSVGSYTGFHLTLTSPGSIGSNFDPLYTTGGGFTSITGSSGADTIDMSGASDHDQLYLYSGDNLGGNVLIGGSANDQIYGGNGGDTLVGNGGNDWLTSGSGNDGLYGGSGNDSLRSGSGSDTLDGGDGNDDMEGQGSHGFYYGGAGDDLIYPGSLGFDTIDGGAGNDTLYPDSPNTDLSHDTITGVETLQLYLISFSATAAQINSFTTVGGGDYNAWTLTLTTPGSIGSNFDYLDDFASTIIGSSGADTIDVSQSSVGSRWTLSAGDNLGGNVLSGGAGADVLNAGNGGDTLNGNGGNDTLNGGGGNDYLSGGIGNDSLYGGGGNDTIDAGTGTNTIDGGAGTDTANYTGFARSSFTITDLGSGHYHVVGNGHDDTLSNVEALKFSDQTVSIGTPGPISGTAGNDQLYGTAGNDTFYGGAGNDVLVGLAGDDLGYGSDGNDYFYAGAGNDTLIGDAGLDVLLGEDGNDALYGGTGFNYLFGGTGSDTLLGSGGVAGDVNVMFGDDGADYLYGGLGTNYFYGGAGVDTMYGGAGLNIFISSGETDGNLIYGGSGQNYVYGSNGGDTVTGGSGVDVFLMGSGNDVISGGGGVDYAWGGGGADTFAISDVGPEVMVIQDFNSGGTDDFVSFAGTSLHSFADVQAAEFYSPGINTTIVTDASGNAAWLIGVAPGQLDASMFKFS
- the tnpA gene encoding IS66-like element accessory protein TnpA, giving the protein MRVEVLGGLERRRRWSQDDKARIVEETLAPGAKVTAVARRNGVAASLVFTWRRQARTSEQVAPSFAPVQIAATEAEETPKLLPAGDSRGRSVVAARTGLIEIDLGNRRRIRVDSHVDPEALARVLEVLERR
- the tnpB gene encoding IS66 family insertion sequence element accessory protein TnpB (TnpB, as the term is used for proteins encoded by IS66 family insertion elements, is considered an accessory protein, since TnpC, encoded by a neighboring gene, is a DDE family transposase.), whose amino-acid sequence is MIAIPGNVRVWLATGHTDMRRGFPSLARLVQESLKRDPHAGDLYVFRGRRGDLIKIIWHDGQGACLFTKRLERGRFLWPSMADGVVTISVAQLSYLLSGIDWRMPQATWRPRASG
- the tnpC gene encoding IS66 family transposase; protein product: MIIAQREQLTLAKSEVTVGRLEIERLKLMLAKARREQFGQSSERGKLLVEQLELAIEDLEETQAEQETKAELAAPEAAKQQRVQNPRPPRRPLPDNLPIERIVEPAPCVCGKCGSERLHKLGEVVSKTLECEPRRWKIIEHVREKFSCRDCEAITEAPAPSHPIPRGFAGPSLLAMVLVNKFLLHQPLNRQSKTYAREGIEIDVSTLADRIGACVVALDPIIEAIRIHVMSAERIHGDDTTVPVLAKLKTVTGRIWTYVRDDRPFGGTDPPAALFYYSRNRAGEHPQSHLAGYVGLMQADAFDGYNQLYKAQRKPAPILEAACWSHGRRKFFDLAKSGEAPIASEAVRRIDILFEIERTINGKTPEQRLAVRRDKSRPIVADLEIWMRQQRTLLSSGNDTAKAINYLLNRWAAFTRFLDDGRVCLSNNAAERALRGVAVGRRNWTFAGSDAGGHRAAAVYTLIETCKMNDVDPQAWLADVLARLPDHPVNKVADLLPWNWKATQQSTAAAA